One Coffea arabica cultivar ET-39 chromosome 5c, Coffea Arabica ET-39 HiFi, whole genome shotgun sequence DNA window includes the following coding sequences:
- the LOC113689944 gene encoding nucleobase-ascorbate transporter 1, which yields MAADISHPPMEQLQDLEYCIDSNPPWPETILLAFQNYILVIGTSVMIPTALVPLMGGSDGDKARVIQTLLFVAGINTLLQALFGTRLPAIVGGSFAYVIPVIYIISDSSLQRIEEPHARFIQTMRAIQGALIVAASIQIILGYSQVWGLFSRFFSPLGMAPVVGLVGLGLFQRGFPVLGNCVEIGLPMLLLVIGLSQYLKHVKPLRDYPIFERFPVLICVTIIWIYSIILTASGAYRGKPAKTQYSCRTDKADLISTAPWFKFPYPLQWGPPTFAAGHSFAMMSAVLVSMVESTGAYKAASRLAIATPPPAYVLSRGIGWQGIGVLLDGLFGTGTGSTVSVENVGLLGLTRVGSRRVVQISAGFMIFFSVLGKFGAVFASIPFPIYAALYCVLFGLVGSVGLSFLQFTNMNSMRNLFITGLSLFLGISIPQFFGEYWGANRHGLVQTNAGWFNAFLNTIFASPPTVALIIAVFLDNTLDVEKSKKDRGMPWWVKFRTFRGDNRNEEFYTLPFNLNRFFPPT from the exons ATGGCTGCAGATATCAGCCACCCTCCCATGGAGCAGCTACAGGACCTTGAATACTGCATAGACTCCAATCCTCCATGGC CTGAAACTATCTTGTTGGCATTTCAAAACTACATATTAGTCATTGGCACAAGTGTAATGATCCCCACAGCCCTTGTTCCCTTGATGGGAGGATCTGAT GGAGATAAAGCACGAGTGATACAAACTTTACTTTTTGTAGCTGGCATTAACACACTTCTCCAAGCACTCTTTGGAACTAGGCTACCTGCTATAGTGGGAGGCTCTTTTGCCTACGTCATCCCAGTAATCTATATCATCAGCGACTCATCTCTGCAGCGAATCGAAGAGCCACATGCA AGATTTATACAAACTATGCGAGCTATTCAAGGGGCTCTAATTGTTGCTGCTAGCATACAAATAATACTGGGGTATAGTCAAGTTTGGGGACTCTTTTCACG ATTTTTCAGTCCCCTTGGCATGGCACCAGTGGTTGGATTGGTTGGTCTTGGATTATTTCAGCGAGGGTTTCCTGTG CTTGGGAATTGTGTTGAAATTGGTCTCCCAATGCTATTGCTGGTTATTGGCCTGTCACAA TATCTAAAGCATGTTAAACCCCTGAGAGATTACCCCATTTTCGAAAGGTTTCCTGTGTTGATATGTGTCACAATTATCTGGATATACTCCATCATTCTAACTGCTAGTGGAGCTTATCGAGGCAAACCAGCTAAGACTCAATATAGCTGCCGTACAGACAAAGCAGATCTGATATCTACTGCTCCCTG GTTCAAGTTCCCATATCCTCTGCAGTGGGGCCCACCTACTTTTGCAGCTGGTCATTCATTTGCTATGATGTCTGCTGTTCTTGTGTCAATGGTTGAG TCAACTGGGGCCTATAAGGCAGCATCTCGTCTGGCAATAGCTACTCCACCACCAGCCTATGTACTTAGCCGCGGCATTGGTTGGCAG GGTATAGGGGTTTTGCTGGATGGTCTTTTTGGGACAGGCACCGGATCTACTGTGTCTGT GGAGAACGTAGGACTCCTTGGGCTCACTCGAGTTGGAAGTCGAAGAGTTGTTCAAATTTCTGCAGGCTTCATGATATTCTTCTCCGTCTTAG GAAAGTTTGGGGCTGTTTTTGCATCCATACCTTTCCCCATATACGCTGCATTGTACTGTGTTCTATTTGGACTCGTAG GTTCAGTTGGTTTATCATTTCTGCAGTTCACTAACATGAATTCTATGAGGAATCTCTTTATAACGGGTCTTTCACTATTTCTTGGGATATCAATCCCGCAATTCTTTGGTGAATATTGGGGTGCTAATCGTCATGGCCTTGTTCAGACAAATGCTGGATGG TTCAATGCATTCTTGAACACAATATTTGCTTCGCCACCAACTGTAGCACTGATCATTGCTGTATTTCTTGATAACACATTAGACGTGGAGAAATCAAAGAAAGATCGCGGTATGCCGTGGTGGGTGAAATTCAGAACTTTTAGAGGTGATAATAGGAATGAAGAATTCTACACTTTGCCATTTAATCTCAACAGATTCTTTCCACCTACGTAG
- the LOC140007714 gene encoding uncharacterized protein isoform X2 — protein sequence MASPADNSGGEDIEHGGGVAVEMTATAATESLSPSSSPMEDAISISDEHITPLLNQSQRPRVNIFSVSHSRRRPVKEQITRLAETETSPFVQFTVWIWDGSRYSGMLCMALSSIIYCIMEVLSDVFTVAARVILHEKLKIAEIGGLACSFFGVLFIFRPVLNIQGSTEAGEANISYVKGSNHLYAVLVGLVSSTVGGVSYCFIRAGAKAADQPLLTVFAFGLFATPAAAICAFIFEGFVLPGFYTLLLMVILGSLAFLAEITVARALQLEKTSKVVNILYLQAASTQLLGMSLSRIVPTFGRLVGCTLILISACCTMYVGPEKEVD from the exons ATGGCTTCGCCGGCAGACAACAGCGGAGGAGAAGACATTGAGCACGGTGGTGGAGTGGCAGTGGAGATGACCGCAACCGCCGCAACAGAATCATTATCACCTTCTTCTTCTCCTATGGAGGACGCGATTTCAATTTCCGATGAACATATTACTCCATTGTTGAATCAATCACAAAGACCTAGAGTCAACATCTTCTCCGTTTCTCACTCCAGAAGAAGGCCTGTTAAG GAGCAAATAACAAGATTGGCTGAAACAGAGACATCACCATTCGTGCAGTTTACCGTTTGGATATGGGATGGTTCTAGGTACTCTGGTATGCTATGCATGGCCTTATCATCTATTATCTACTGTATCATGGAAGTTCTTTCAGATGTTTTCACTG TTGCTGCAAGAGTCATATTGCATGAGAAGTTAAAAATTGCAGAAATAGGAG GTCTTGCTTGCAGTTTCTTTGGCGTACTTTTTATCTTCCGGCCAGTGCTCAACATACAAG GCTCAACTGAAGCTGGAGAAGCAAATATTTCTTATGTCAAGGGAAGTAATCATTTATATGCAGTTCTAGTTGGTTTAGTTTCATCAACAGTTGGCGGAGTTAGCTACTGCTTTATAAGGGCTGGAGCTAAGGCAGCTGATCAACCTTT ACTCACTGTCTTTGCATTTGGCTTATTTGCCACTCCTGCTGCAGCAATATGTGCATTCATCTTTGAA GGTTTTGTGCTTCCTGGTTTTTATACTCTTCTTCTGATGGTGATACTTGGTTCATTAGCTTTCTTGGCAGAG ATAACTGTAGCACGTGCACTTCAGCTTGAGAAAACCAGCAAAGTTGTGAATATTCTGTATCTTCAG GCTGCTTCAACTCAATTGCTTGGAATGAGCTTATCTAGAATAGTTCCAACATTTGGTAGACTAGTTGGCTGTACACTTATCTTGATTTCAGCATGTTGTACTATGTACGTTGGACCCGAAAAAGAGGTTGATTGA
- the LOC140007714 gene encoding uncharacterized protein isoform X1 has translation MASPADNSGGEDIEHGGGVAVEMTATAATESLSPSSSPMEDAISISDEHITPLLNQSQRPRVNIFSVSHSRRRPVKEQITRLAETETSPFVQFTVWIWDGSRYSGMLCMALSSIIYCIMEVLSDVFTAQSIPLFEMAFTRCTVILILSFVWLKRSRQPIFGTSSVRKLLVLSAFMGYLSLLSFIYCIQRVPLSQAIMLNFTTPIVAAVAARVILHEKLKIAEIGGLACSFFGVLFIFRPVLNIQGSTEAGEANISYVKGSNHLYAVLVGLVSSTVGGVSYCFIRAGAKAADQPLLTVFAFGLFATPAAAICAFIFEGFVLPGFYTLLLMVILGSLAFLAEITVARALQLEKTSKVVNILYLQAASTQLLGMSLSRIVPTFGRLVGCTLILISACCTMYVGPEKEVD, from the exons ATGGCTTCGCCGGCAGACAACAGCGGAGGAGAAGACATTGAGCACGGTGGTGGAGTGGCAGTGGAGATGACCGCAACCGCCGCAACAGAATCATTATCACCTTCTTCTTCTCCTATGGAGGACGCGATTTCAATTTCCGATGAACATATTACTCCATTGTTGAATCAATCACAAAGACCTAGAGTCAACATCTTCTCCGTTTCTCACTCCAGAAGAAGGCCTGTTAAG GAGCAAATAACAAGATTGGCTGAAACAGAGACATCACCATTCGTGCAGTTTACCGTTTGGATATGGGATGGTTCTAGGTACTCTGGTATGCTATGCATGGCCTTATCATCTATTATCTACTGTATCATGGAAGTTCTTTCAGATGTTTTCACTG CTCAATCAATTCCTCTTTTTGAGATGGCATTTACCAGATGTACAGTTATTTTGATTTTGTCGTTTGTATGGTTGAAAAGAAGCAGACAGCCAATATTTGGTACATCAAGTGTCAGAAAACTATTGGTTCTAAGTGCATTCATGGGATACCTGTCATTGTTGAGTTTTATTTATTG CATTCAAAGAGTACCTCTTTCTCAGGCAATCATGTTGAACTTTACTACTCCAATTGTGGCTGCAGTTGCTGCAAGAGTCATATTGCATGAGAAGTTAAAAATTGCAGAAATAGGAG GTCTTGCTTGCAGTTTCTTTGGCGTACTTTTTATCTTCCGGCCAGTGCTCAACATACAAG GCTCAACTGAAGCTGGAGAAGCAAATATTTCTTATGTCAAGGGAAGTAATCATTTATATGCAGTTCTAGTTGGTTTAGTTTCATCAACAGTTGGCGGAGTTAGCTACTGCTTTATAAGGGCTGGAGCTAAGGCAGCTGATCAACCTTT ACTCACTGTCTTTGCATTTGGCTTATTTGCCACTCCTGCTGCAGCAATATGTGCATTCATCTTTGAA GGTTTTGTGCTTCCTGGTTTTTATACTCTTCTTCTGATGGTGATACTTGGTTCATTAGCTTTCTTGGCAGAG ATAACTGTAGCACGTGCACTTCAGCTTGAGAAAACCAGCAAAGTTGTGAATATTCTGTATCTTCAG GCTGCTTCAACTCAATTGCTTGGAATGAGCTTATCTAGAATAGTTCCAACATTTGGTAGACTAGTTGGCTGTACACTTATCTTGATTTCAGCATGTTGTACTATGTACGTTGGACCCGAAAAAGAGGTTGATTGA